The Malus sylvestris chromosome 12, drMalSylv7.2, whole genome shotgun sequence genome contains a region encoding:
- the LOC126592562 gene encoding disease resistance protein RUN1-like isoform X1: MDNWSSLGKLLIMVLVLLSYHYAHRNSGLVFDVLIFLLCSLGLVFRQMNISFPDKTSSSSSSSSSPSSSSSSTAFSASSSSSSSSTASSTSSPSISSSSSSSTSPSLSSFSKDSLYEVFISFRGEDTRKNFTGHLTEALAKAGINAFIDDELRRGEDITTELVRAIQGSRISIIVFSRRYSDSSWCLEELVKIMECRRTLGQLVLPIFYDVDPSHVRKQIGSFAQSFMKHTDEKKVERWRAALTEASNLSGWDLRNTFDGHEAKFIRMITNDVTTKLNNKYFDVAPYQVGIDTRVLDISNYLGIEDSYDVRVIGISGMGGIGKTTIAKAIHNRFYERFEGKSFLEKVREKKLEKLQKQLLFDILQTKTKVSSVAVGTALVRERFRRLKVLVIVDDVDDVKQVRELVGNCHFFGPGSRIIITTRNERVLKEFAVDKIYRAKVMDREEALELLSWHAFRSSSCPSQYLALEREVVNYCGGLPLALEVLGSTLFKRSVDEWRSIFDELKIIPRGEIQAQLKISYNELNDNYKRRIFLDIACFFIGMDKNDVIQILDGCGFYATTGIKVLLDRCLVTINRENKIMMHDLLRDMGRDIVHAENPDFPRERSRLWHPEDVNDVLIDKFGTEKIEGVALNLPSLEETSFSTKAFRNMKRLRLLQLNYVRLIGGYQCLSKKLRWLCWHGFPLEFIPIELCQPNIVVIDMQYSSLRQVLCEYSGLLDKLKILNLSHSHDLTQSPDFLKFPNLEKLILKDCKRLAKVHKSIGDLKSLVLVNLKDCETLKALPRSFYKLKSVKTLVLDGCSRFQSLSKHLGEMASLVTLYADGTAIKKVPPSIVRLEKLERLSLSKLKCSLQLPSLQGLRSLTSLILEDSNIEEVHNDIGSSLPCLVELRLDDNNFGSLPSLSGLSKLLVLSLNGCRNLVEITDLPKNLGFLHMDDCSVLERMPDFSGMSTTVILFSPKLIEFPGLDSALNSGLTLCMITHNNVIDFLLKDSTIQGWTGGGTMVLAGRQIPTWFNHVNEGTQVSFEVPKEIGCNAKALAVCLAFVPRDYINSCYIYVINHTKGTSFCVKIGDIFPLEEIIWLGNLSLSETKFNLEESDLVHVIAHCPVKKIGVRLVCDKLMTFKGSLFDYHYIPYERALEEISTEVDDFDEDYEDDDFDEDEDNKVGILIGVVRRILMRRNKTMIRTKKLRMIMMREIRTKMQARKLSGLIS; this comes from the exons ATGGATAACTGGTCGAGCTTAGGGAAGCTGTTAATTATGGTGTTGGTGTTACTATCCTACCATTATGCTCATCGCAATTCCGGTCTTGTCTTTGATGTCCTCATCTTCCTCCTCTGCTCCCTCGGCCTCGTCTTTCGCCAAATGAATATCTCCTTCCCCGATAAAACCTCGTCCTCGTCCTCGTCCTCATCCTCGCCCTCATCCTCATCGTCCTCCACCGCCTTCTCTgcctcatcctcatcctcctcgTCCTCCACTgcctcctccacctcctcacCCTCAATCTCATCCTCATCGTCCTCCTCCACCTCCCCATCCTTGTCCTCCTTCTCAAAAGACTCGCTCTACGAAGTGTTCATAAGCTTCAGAGGCGAAGACACACGTAAAAACTTCACGGGCCACCTCACCGAAGCATTAGCAAAGGCCGGAATCAACGCCTTTATTGACGACGAACTAAGAAGAGGAGAAGATATAACTACCGAACTTGTGCGGGCAATCCAGGGTTCTAGGATCTCTATCATAGTCTTCTCAAGACGGTACTCGGACTCCAGCTGGTGTCTCGAGGAGCTGGTTAAGATCATGGAGTGTAGAAGAACGCTAGGGCAATTAGTTTTGCCGATATTCTATGACGTTGATCCTTCGCATGTCAGGAAACAGATTGGTAGTTTTGCACAATCGTTTATGAAACATACAGATGAAAAAAAGGTAGAGAGGTGGAGAGCTGCTCTTACTGAAGCTTCGAATTTGTCTGGCTGGGATCTCAGAAACACTTTCGACGG GCATGAAGCAAAGTTTATCAGGATGATTACCAATGACGTCACTACGAAGTTGAACAACAAATACTTCGACGTAGCGCCCTATCAAGTCGGAATAGATACTCGAGTGCTAGATATCAGTAATTATTTAGGCATCGAAGATTCATATGATGTTCGTGTGATTGGAATTTCGGGCATGGGTGGAATAGGTAAAACAACGATTGCTAAGGCCATTCATAACAGATTTTATGAAAGGTTTGAAGGTaaaagtttccttgaaaaagtGAGGGAAAAGAAACTagaaaaattgcaaaaacaaCTTCTTTTTGATATCTTGCAAACCAAGACAAAGGTAAGCAGTGTTGCTGTAGGGACCGCCTTGGTAAGGGAAAGATTTCGACGCTTAAAGGTACTTGTCATAGTTGATGATGTAGACGATGTGAAGCAAGTACGCGAATTAGTTGGAAATTGCCACTTTTTTGGCCCGGGGAGCAGAATCATCATCACAACTAGAAACGAACGTGTGCTAAAAGAATTTGCAGTTGATAAGATATATCGGGCGAAAGTAATGGACCGAGAAGAAGCTCTTGAGCTCCTAAGTTGGCATGCTTTCAGAAGTAGTAGTTGTCCTAGTCAATATCTTGCGCTCGAAAGAGAAGTTGTCAATTACTGTGGAGGACTGCCGCTggctcttgaagttttaggATCTACTCTTTTCAAACGAAGCGTAGATGAATGGAGAAGTATATTTGATGAATTGAAAATAATTCCTCGTGGAGAAATTCAGGCACAACTAAAAATAAGCTACAACGAGCTAAATGATAATTACAAGAGGCGGATATTCCTCGATATAGCTTGTTTTTTTATCGGAATGGACAAGAACGATGTCATACAAATCTTGGATGGTTGTGGCTTTTATGCAACAACAGGAATCAAGGTCCTCCTTGACCGGTGCCTTGTAACTATTAATAGAGAAAACAAGATTATGATGCATGATTTGCTTCGGGATATGGGCAGAGATATCGTGCATGCAGAAAATCCCGATTTCCCTAGAGAACGGAGTAGATTGTGGCATCCTGAAGATGTAAATGATGTATTGATAGACAAATTT GGAACTGAAAAAATTGAAGGTGTGGCTTTGAATTTGCCGAGTCTTGAAGAGACTAGTTTCAGTACCAAGGCGTTTAGAAATATGAAGAGACTGAGATTGCTCCAACTAAACTACGTTCGGCTCATTGGGGGATACCAATGTCTTTCCAAAAAATTAAGATGGTTGTGCTGGCATGGATTCCCATTGGAGTTCATACCAATAGAACTATGTCAACCAAACATAGTTGTTATCGACATGCAGTACAGCAGCCTCAGACAAGTTCTTTGTGAGTATTCTGGG TTGCTTGATAAGTTGAAGATTCTAAATCTCAGCCACTCCCACGATCTAACACAATCGCCAGACTTTTTGAAATTCCCAAATCTTGAGAAATTGATACTCAAAGACTGTAAGAGGTTGGCTAAAGTTCACAAGTCCATCGGAGATCTCAAGAGTCTTGTGTTGGTGAATTTGAAAGACTGTGAAACGCTTAAGGCTCTTCCGAGGAGTTTCTACAAGTTGAAATCTGTCAAAACTCTTGTTCTCGATGGTTGTTCAAGATTCCAAAGCTTGTCTAAGCACTTGGGAGAAATGGCATCATTGGTCACTCTTTATGCAGATGGGACGGCCATAAAAAAAGTACCACCTTCCATCGTACGACTAGAGAAGCTCGAGCGCTTATCTTTGAGTAAATTGAAGTGTTCTTTGCAGCTACCTTCCTTACAAGGTTTACGCTCTTTGACAAGCTTAATTTTGGAGGACAGCaatatagaggaagtgcataaTGATATTGGGAGTAGTTTACCTTGTTTAGTGGAGTTACGTTTAGATGACAATAATTTTGGGAGCCTTCCAAGCCTCAGTGGCCTCTCCAAGCTTCTTGTATTATCCTTGAATGGTTGCAGAAACCTTGTCGAGATTACAGATTTACCAAAAAATTTGGGTTTCCTGCACATGGACGACTGCTCTGTATTAGAAAGAATGCCAGATTTTTCAGGCATGTCGACAACGGTGATTCTCTTTTCCCCTAAACTCATTGAGTTTCCAGGCTTGGATAGCGCGTTAAACTCGGGACTCACACTTTGTATGATAACACACAACAATGTCATAGATTTCCTTCTTAAGGATAGCACGATAcag GGATGGACAGGAGGTGGAACCATGGTTCTTGCAGGAAGACAAATTCCCACTTGGTTCAATCATGTCAACGAGGGTACCCAAGTCTCTTTTGAAGTGCCCAAGGAAATTGGATGTAATGCAAAAGCGTTGGCTGTGTGCCTGGCTTTTGTTCCTCGTGATTACATCAACTCGTGTTATATTTATGTTATTAATCACACCAAGGGTACTAGTTTTTGTGTCAAAATAGGAGATATTTTTCCCCTTGAAGAGATCATTTGGCTGGGAAATTTATCGTTGTCGGAAACTAAGTTCAATTTGGAAGAAAGCGATTTGGTCCATGTTATTGCACATTGTCCGGTGAAGAAAATAGGGGTACGTTTAGTATGCGACAAACTTATGACTTTCAAAGGTTCGTTATTTGATTACCATTATATCCCTTACGAACGGGCCTTAGAAGAAATTTCTACCGAAGTTGATGATTTTGATGAGGattatgaagatgatgattttgatgagGATGAGGACAACAAGGTGGGGATTTTGATAGGGGTGGTGAGGAGGATTTTGATGAGGAGGAACAAGACGATGATCAGGACCAAGAAGTTGCGGATGATAATGATGAGGGAGATCAGGACCAAGATGCAAGCTAGGAAACTTTCTGGTTTAATCAGCTAG